Proteins co-encoded in one Cytobacillus sp. NJ13 genomic window:
- a CDS encoding MazG nucleotide pyrophosphohydrolase domain-containing protein, translating into MKELQSFMREYQEEMGWEISNENYARSRDSLLNNYMLLTTEVAEVAEELRKAFNLVREYAEEGMDEELAFQLASDQVKEELGKELADCLAYLIKFYNFFGIDLEESFYGKMHEVRNRRNKDGSLTEI; encoded by the coding sequence TTGAAAGAATTGCAAAGCTTTATGAGAGAGTATCAAGAAGAGATGGGCTGGGAGATCAGCAATGAGAATTATGCCAGGAGCCGCGATTCCCTATTAAATAACTATATGCTTCTGACAACCGAAGTAGCGGAGGTTGCTGAAGAGCTGCGTAAGGCCTTTAACCTTGTCCGCGAATATGCAGAAGAAGGAATGGATGAAGAACTGGCCTTTCAATTAGCCAGTGATCAAGTAAAAGAAGAACTTGGCAAAGAACTCGCAGACTGCCTGGCCTATCTGATTAAATTCTATAACTTCTTTGGCATTGACTTGGAGGAGAGTTTTTACGGAAAAATGCATGAAGTGAGGAATAGAAGGAATAAGGATGGGAGTTTGACAGAAATATAG